The region TATTATCAATACCAATATACTTTAAGGTTTCGGAGTAAGAATGATGTTGAAAAATCTTCATTAAAATCGATATAGCAATACCTTTTCTATAGGCATGGTAACCAAAGGTTTTTCGTAGGGTGTGGGTACCAATTTTACCGGTAATACCTGCTTCTTTTGCAGCATTGTTTATAATTCTATAGGCTTGCTGCCGCGTAATAGCGCTATTGTTCTTTTTTGACTTGAAGAGATAGTCACTTTCCTTTAACTGGGAAAGGGTCAAGTATTTTTTTAACTCCGTTTGTATTTTATTGTTTAGATAAAATATTCTTTCTTCTCCACTTTTTTCGTCATAGATAATTAAAAATTCCTTACCTTTCTCTCCGTCCCATACGTCATTAACTTGCAACGAAAGCAGATCGCTTATTCTCAGGCCTGTATTAATACCCAGGACAAATAGCAAAAGATCTCTCTGAGATTGCTGACTCAGTAGTTTTCTAATGGTAATAATTTTATCGATATCTTTAATAGGATCTACGTATTCCACAATGCCCCTCCCAATGTTACATAATAATAGAATATCATAAAATGAGTAGCATTACAATTTTTTCCCTAAATAGTTTTGAACAAGAATCTACAGTACCACCTCTATATTAATCAGTGATAGTATGCGCAGGTTTCATATACTACAATTTCAATTTATGCCCCATAAATTGAGAAAGCACTCGTTATTTTTTAAAAAACAACGCTATCTTGGAGAGCAATCTACTTGGATAAAGCCTGCATATAGAAATTAAAATGACTAATTCTGCTGCTCAAACTGCCTTGGGGATAGGTACCCAAGGCAGAATTTGTTCTCTGCCTATTGTAAAAATATCTCGATGCATTAAAAGACGGACTCTTTACGATGCTGTTTTCCCTTCCTCAAGTACCTGCTTTACAACCTGATTTTAAATTCTTTGTTAAACTGGGCTCTAGGCATACAAAGAACCCTGCGGTATGCTTCTGCTTACGAACACCTTCGCGTTCGTACTCGTCTAAGCATTGCCGAATGAAATCCAATGCCGAGTTTTTTGGCAATGAGCCCGCTTGCTGATGCCAGAACTAAATAGCCTGCGTATTTCAGCATAATCTTCCAATGTG is a window of Veillonellaceae bacterium DNA encoding:
- a CDS encoding tyrosine-type recombinase/integrase, giving the protein MEYVDPIKDIDKIITIRKLLSQQSQRDLLLFVLGINTGLRISDLLSLQVNDVWDGEKGKEFLIIYDEKSGEERIFYLNNKIQTELKKYLTLSQLKESDYLFKSKKNNSAITRQQAYRIINNAAKEAGITGKIGTHTLRKTFGYHAYRKGIAISILMKIFQHHSYSETLKYIGIDNNENKLVKVDVNL